In one window of Nakamurella sp. PAMC28650 DNA:
- a CDS encoding SgcJ/EcaC family oxidoreductase, protein MDATKGESAAMVGLFERQAATWNAGDAAGYAACFTLDAEYVTWVGTRYRGRADIERSHAALFRRFLRGTTMRWEIISVRTLAGGTAVVLTRGDVAKPRPRRLTRVQTYVVVDSPEGLQVASFHNTRRRPLIESLSFRAAPQTRPAG, encoded by the coding sequence ATGGATGCAACCAAAGGCGAGAGCGCCGCGATGGTGGGCCTGTTCGAGCGTCAGGCGGCCACCTGGAATGCCGGTGACGCCGCCGGGTACGCCGCGTGCTTCACCCTCGATGCGGAGTACGTCACCTGGGTGGGGACGCGCTACCGCGGAAGAGCGGACATCGAACGCTCCCACGCGGCCCTGTTCCGCAGGTTCCTCAGGGGCACGACCATGCGCTGGGAGATCATCTCGGTGCGGACCCTGGCCGGCGGTACGGCGGTGGTCCTCACCCGGGGCGACGTGGCGAAGCCGCGGCCGCGACGACTGACCAGGGTGCAGACCTATGTCGTCGTCGACAGCCCGGAAGGGTTGCAGGTGGCTTCTTTCCACAACACCAGGCGGCGGCCGCTGATCGAATCGCTGTCGTTCCGCGCCGCGCCGCAGACCCGGCCGGCCGGGTGA
- a CDS encoding MarR family winged helix-turn-helix transcriptional regulator produces the protein MNRSVRSLLRKRSAVYREYLGAVVANGQANADSTGLHPTDVRALDVLQACGPLNAGQLADKVGLSTGATTRLVDRLETSSYVRRDPGSQDRRSVTVSVTTESVDHLRQVFEPTRHRLGELLQTYSVEQLEVLFDYFERATPVLREAAEETRRKYRDDLGRAASRPRHRAVVAVPRVSPEA, from the coding sequence GTGAACCGCTCGGTCAGATCGCTGCTGCGCAAACGCAGTGCCGTCTATCGCGAGTACCTCGGCGCGGTCGTGGCCAACGGACAGGCCAACGCGGATTCGACCGGTCTGCACCCCACCGATGTCCGTGCGCTCGACGTGCTGCAGGCGTGCGGGCCGTTGAACGCCGGTCAGCTGGCCGACAAGGTGGGGTTGAGCACGGGGGCCACGACCCGGTTGGTGGACCGACTCGAGACGTCGAGCTACGTGCGTCGTGACCCGGGGTCGCAGGACCGGCGCAGCGTGACGGTGTCGGTCACCACGGAGAGCGTCGATCACCTGCGTCAGGTGTTCGAGCCGACCCGGCATCGGCTGGGCGAGCTGCTGCAGACCTATTCGGTCGAACAGCTGGAAGTGCTTTTCGACTACTTCGAACGGGCTACCCCCGTGTTGCGCGAGGCAGCCGAGGAGACCCGGCGGAAATACCGTGACGACCTCGGCCGGGCCGCCTCGCGACCGCGCCATCGAGCTGTGGTGGCGGTACCGCGGGTCAGTCCGGAGGCATGA
- a CDS encoding NAD(P)-dependent alcohol dehydrogenase, translating to MKIRAAVVEHTHGPFVVRDVELEEPAPGEVLVKVTATGFCHTDAITRDGAMPFPLPGVLGHEGAGTVVAVGDGVTGVREGQAVVIGWPFCGVCRNCLEGEPRYCRSLGELVAGGGRAGGSSALHTSTGDPLSSHFFGQSSFATYALASANALVPIPDGLPVELMGPLACGLATGAGAVFNTVRPQPGTSIVVYGTGAVGLAAIMAARNSAATTVIAVDRHESRLALAMELGATHTVNARENDPVTAVAEICGAPADYALECTGVISVVRQAIDSVGMRGTCVLIGGAPAAAEFTADHLTTLWGKTIVGTLGGSGRSQRLIGALMDLYSQGRFPFDRLVEYFPLERIADALQASAGGEVIKPILVMPPD from the coding sequence ATGAAGATCAGAGCCGCGGTCGTCGAGCACACCCACGGTCCTTTCGTGGTGCGCGACGTGGAGCTCGAGGAGCCAGCCCCCGGCGAGGTTCTCGTCAAGGTGACGGCCACGGGGTTCTGCCACACCGACGCGATCACCCGCGACGGTGCCATGCCGTTCCCGCTGCCCGGGGTCCTCGGACACGAGGGCGCCGGAACCGTGGTCGCGGTCGGTGACGGCGTGACCGGTGTCCGGGAAGGCCAGGCCGTGGTGATCGGCTGGCCGTTCTGCGGTGTGTGTCGCAACTGCCTGGAAGGGGAACCGAGGTACTGCCGCAGTCTCGGGGAACTCGTTGCCGGCGGGGGCCGGGCCGGCGGTTCGTCCGCTCTGCACACCTCGACCGGCGACCCGTTGTCGAGTCACTTCTTCGGCCAGTCGTCCTTCGCCACCTACGCTCTCGCTTCCGCGAACGCGCTCGTGCCCATCCCAGACGGGTTGCCCGTCGAACTGATGGGGCCACTTGCCTGCGGGTTGGCCACCGGCGCGGGAGCGGTTTTCAACACGGTGCGGCCACAGCCCGGCACCTCGATCGTCGTCTACGGGACCGGAGCGGTCGGGCTCGCCGCGATCATGGCCGCCCGCAACTCCGCCGCCACCACGGTCATCGCGGTGGACCGGCACGAGTCCCGTCTGGCCCTGGCGATGGAGCTCGGTGCCACGCATACGGTCAACGCACGCGAGAACGATCCGGTGACGGCGGTCGCGGAGATCTGCGGTGCACCGGCCGACTACGCACTGGAATGCACCGGGGTGATCTCGGTGGTGCGGCAGGCGATCGACTCGGTGGGGATGCGGGGGACCTGCGTCCTGATCGGCGGCGCGCCCGCGGCCGCGGAGTTCACCGCCGACCACCTGACCACGCTGTGGGGCAAGACCATCGTCGGAACCCTGGGCGGCAGCGGCCGTAGCCAACGGCTGATCGGCGCGCTGATGGATCTCTACTCGCAGGGCCGTTTCCCCTTCGACCGGTTGGTCGAGTACTTCCCCCTGGAACGCATAGCGGACGCCCTGCAGGCATCGGCCGGCGGAGAGGTCATCAAGCCCATCCTCGTCATGCCTCCGGACTGA